From the genome of Nocardioides sp., one region includes:
- a CDS encoding FHA domain-containing protein translates to DPGDAVLSAIRAADAFLIVQGRQHIALDRPVTRIGRRMDNDIVLDLASISRQHAQIRWRQRYFVLYDVSRHEQTAVNGIPIREHVLRPGDVIALSDVMLVYGEGRDKPLAELSAAVDDELDTTMLKPYE, encoded by the coding sequence CGATCCGGGCGACGCCGTGCTGTCGGCGATTCGTGCCGCCGACGCTTTTCTGATCGTCCAGGGGCGGCAGCACATTGCGCTCGACCGGCCGGTGACGCGCATCGGTCGGCGCATGGACAACGACATCGTCCTCGACCTGGCATCGATCAGTCGTCAACATGCCCAAATACGCTGGCGGCAACGGTACTTCGTCCTCTACGACGTGAGCCGCCACGAGCAGACGGCAGTCAACGGCATCCCGATCCGGGAGCACGTTCTGCGCCCCGGCGACGTGATCGCCCTCAGTGACGTGATGCTCGTCTATGGCGAGGGGCGCGACAAACCGTTGGCCGAACTGTCGGCGGCCGTCGATGACGAACTGGACACGACAATGCTGAAGCCCTACGAATGA
- a CDS encoding FHA domain-containing protein gives MTTPILLLLLRIISAVLLLAFFAAVGWYLRQDLRATRRAMTGQGPSLGALRVIANTGERPHLDTLYELSPMTTLGRNSRNTIVLNEGYVSGEHALLAWRDSQWWLEDLGSRNGTVLNDAPLTNPTVISAGDVLTIGGVQLKLELPGRREGENESGIRDSNP, from the coding sequence ATGACGACCCCCATTCTGCTGCTGTTGTTGCGAATCATCAGTGCCGTGCTGCTGCTGGCTTTCTTCGCGGCCGTCGGTTGGTATCTGCGGCAAGACCTGCGCGCCACACGTCGGGCGATGACCGGGCAAGGGCCAAGCCTGGGGGCGTTGCGCGTCATTGCCAACACAGGCGAACGTCCTCACCTCGACACACTCTATGAACTCTCGCCGATGACGACGCTCGGCCGCAACAGCCGCAACACCATCGTTCTCAACGAAGGTTACGTCTCCGGCGAACACGCTTTGTTGGCCTGGCGGGATTCACAATGGTGGCTGGAAGACCTCGGTAGCCGCAACGGCACGGTACTCAACGATGCGCCCCTGACCAATCCGACCGTGATTTCGGCTGGTGACGTGCTGACGATCGGCGGTGTGCAGTTAAAGTTGGAGCTTCCGGGGCGACGCGAGGGGGAAAACGAGAGCGGCATACGGGATTCGAACCCGTGA